The following proteins come from a genomic window of Streptomyces sp. NBC_01716:
- a CDS encoding class I SAM-dependent methyltransferase: protein MTYWSAELADFRSYLSAHPGHDYRDWQPTKWQSLLTVCDLLTGLDGVGSALELGCGSATLLTQLQAAGVDCVGVDRDPVALELAEQAAATLGTPAPRLVSADFDDDAVTAGLAPADLVFHIGVIEHFEPERQRAFLELSAAKSKRWVLVAVPNEHGAVFRSFLRTVTVEGRVYEDSHEEISVPDLASAAGLRLVAEDGAHLFFGRAKYYNAGDRELDALYETLADRLRKADSERYGDFPRRDFTAADIETLRAAEEFVSRETRLRCGFLRYYLLEKQAGDVD, encoded by the coding sequence ATGACCTACTGGAGTGCGGAGCTGGCGGACTTCCGGTCGTATCTGTCGGCCCATCCGGGGCACGACTACCGCGACTGGCAGCCGACGAAGTGGCAGTCCCTGCTGACGGTGTGCGACCTGCTGACGGGACTGGACGGCGTCGGCTCCGCCCTGGAACTGGGCTGCGGCTCGGCCACCTTGCTCACGCAGCTCCAGGCGGCCGGCGTCGACTGTGTCGGAGTGGACCGGGACCCGGTGGCCCTGGAGCTCGCCGAGCAGGCTGCGGCGACTCTTGGGACGCCGGCACCGAGACTGGTATCGGCAGACTTCGACGACGACGCGGTGACAGCCGGGCTCGCCCCCGCCGACCTCGTCTTTCACATCGGGGTGATCGAACACTTCGAACCTGAACGGCAGCGCGCCTTCCTGGAGCTGAGCGCCGCCAAGTCGAAGCGGTGGGTGTTGGTCGCGGTACCCAACGAACACGGTGCGGTATTCCGCTCGTTCCTGCGCACAGTGACGGTCGAGGGGCGTGTCTACGAGGACTCCCACGAGGAGATCTCGGTGCCTGATCTCGCGTCCGCCGCCGGTCTGCGCCTGGTCGCGGAGGACGGTGCCCACCTGTTCTTCGGACGTGCCAAGTACTACAACGCAGGGGACCGGGAACTGGACGCGCTCTATGAAACCCTCGCCGACCGGCTGAGGAAGGCAGACAGCGAACGGTACGGCGACTTTCCGCGTCGTGACTTCACCGCGGCCGACATCGAGACGCTGCGCGCGGCCGAGGAGTTCGTGTCCCGCGAGACGCGCCTGCGCTGCGGGTTCCTGCGGTACTACCTGCTGGAGAAGCAGGCGGGCGATGTCGACTGA
- a CDS encoding MFS transporter — protein MSTEVANLPQIRSLPRPVWVLLGASGVNSLGTGLVYPLLIVYLTRVQEFSVSVATGAVSLTSLGAFVCGPVAGWASDRFGRTRTVFGAMLVSAAGMVVYAVATTVWQTMLAALIVGLGIGANSVWYALLAEAVTEKDRPTVFALNFTMMNLAVGVGGLIASLATAGGQPWVFHLLFLTNAASFVVVGVVVLRGYRQSPAPAPAPGEEPGTTASVSYRALLADRRILAIFGVTCLFYMAGYSQLESGFSAVLVETRGMGPRELAILFAVNTTVVVVAQLFLLPVFRSFPPKRALGVVAVSWASCWGLILLVVAMSDFTTAVLVSCVAIAVFAVGECFFSVAMPTVVNAVATDGNRGRINGIYGAATSAGFVLGPLLAGGLLDQNMPNTFILGALVTCLLTWLLSFCFLPALGPSARKRVTDQRKVPC, from the coding sequence ATGTCGACTGAGGTGGCTAATCTGCCACAGATCAGAAGCTTGCCCCGGCCCGTCTGGGTCCTGCTGGGTGCCAGCGGTGTCAACTCCCTGGGCACCGGGCTGGTGTATCCGCTGCTGATCGTCTATCTCACCCGGGTCCAGGAGTTCAGTGTCTCGGTCGCCACAGGTGCCGTGTCACTGACCTCGCTCGGCGCTTTCGTGTGCGGTCCCGTCGCCGGATGGGCCTCGGACCGCTTCGGCCGCACGCGGACCGTGTTCGGCGCGATGCTGGTGTCGGCTGCGGGGATGGTCGTCTACGCCGTGGCCACGACGGTGTGGCAGACGATGCTGGCCGCGCTGATCGTCGGTCTCGGCATCGGGGCGAACTCCGTCTGGTACGCGCTCCTGGCGGAAGCGGTGACCGAGAAGGACCGTCCCACCGTGTTCGCTCTGAACTTCACGATGATGAATCTCGCGGTGGGGGTGGGCGGCCTGATCGCCAGTCTGGCGACGGCGGGCGGCCAGCCGTGGGTGTTCCACCTGCTGTTCCTGACCAACGCCGCGTCCTTCGTTGTCGTGGGCGTGGTCGTGCTGCGCGGGTACCGGCAGAGCCCCGCACCGGCCCCAGCCCCCGGTGAGGAGCCCGGTACCACCGCCTCGGTCTCGTACCGGGCGCTGTTGGCCGACCGTCGGATCCTGGCGATCTTCGGCGTGACCTGCCTGTTCTACATGGCCGGTTACTCGCAGTTGGAATCCGGGTTCTCCGCCGTGCTGGTCGAGACACGGGGCATGGGCCCCCGCGAGCTGGCCATCCTGTTCGCAGTGAACACCACCGTTGTGGTGGTGGCCCAGCTGTTCCTGCTTCCGGTCTTCCGCAGTTTCCCTCCGAAGCGGGCACTGGGTGTGGTGGCCGTCTCCTGGGCCTCCTGCTGGGGTCTGATCCTGCTCGTGGTGGCGATGTCGGACTTCACCACCGCGGTGCTGGTGAGCTGTGTCGCCATCGCCGTGTTCGCGGTGGGCGAATGCTTCTTTTCCGTCGCGATGCCGACCGTGGTCAACGCGGTCGCCACGGACGGGAACCGGGGCCGGATCAACGGAATCTACGGTGCGGCGACCTCAGCCGGATTCGTGCTGGGCCCCCTGCTGGCAGGGGGACTGCTCGACCAGAACATGCCGAACACCTTCATCCTG
- a CDS encoding amino acid--tRNA ligase-related protein, translating into MTQQPRFDHGGWRPDADRFIRILDDPFYRLLIGLQDLATRVTTRFWTERGSKCMHLPITTDSVSSPMGLGSDSVPVSVEMFDRKTYLADSMQFMLEYGCRFNEDGVWYLMPSFRGEDADATHLNQFFHSEAEISGGLDDVMRTSEEYLRELARAVLTEYADELALVAGSVRHVEKMATSDAFERMTFSEAAARLSDDADAVRTLGEGIRTLTRHGELRLLKEVGPFVWVTHYDHLSVPFYQAYEDDSMRSARNADLLFGPGEIVGCGERHTDGKALVGALNHHDVPVESYDWYVRMKTEAPLLTSGFGMGMERWLMWLLDQYDIRELQLVPRLNGVSLRP; encoded by the coding sequence ATGACACAACAGCCCAGGTTCGACCATGGAGGTTGGCGTCCCGACGCCGACAGGTTCATCCGCATACTGGATGATCCGTTCTACCGCCTGCTGATCGGGCTGCAGGATCTCGCGACGCGGGTGACGACCAGGTTCTGGACGGAGCGCGGCTCCAAATGCATGCACCTGCCGATCACGACGGACTCGGTGTCGAGCCCGATGGGGCTCGGCAGCGACAGCGTGCCGGTGTCCGTGGAGATGTTCGACCGGAAGACGTATCTCGCGGACTCGATGCAGTTCATGCTGGAGTACGGCTGCCGCTTCAACGAGGACGGCGTGTGGTACCTCATGCCGAGCTTCCGGGGTGAGGACGCCGACGCCACCCACCTCAACCAGTTCTTCCACAGCGAGGCGGAGATCAGCGGCGGCCTCGATGACGTCATGCGTACGAGCGAGGAGTACCTCCGTGAACTCGCCCGGGCGGTGCTGACCGAGTATGCGGACGAACTCGCCCTGGTGGCCGGCTCCGTACGGCACGTCGAGAAGATGGCCACGAGCGATGCGTTCGAACGCATGACGTTCTCCGAGGCGGCAGCCCGCCTGTCCGACGACGCGGACGCGGTACGGACGTTGGGCGAGGGGATACGCACCCTGACCCGACACGGTGAGCTGCGGCTGCTGAAGGAGGTCGGTCCCTTCGTCTGGGTCACCCACTACGACCATCTGTCCGTTCCCTTTTACCAGGCGTACGAGGACGACAGCATGCGGTCGGCCCGCAACGCGGACCTCTTGTTCGGCCCTGGAGAGATCGTCGGCTGCGGCGAACGGCACACCGACGGCAAGGCATTGGTCGGGGCGCTGAATCACCACGATGTCCCGGTCGAGTCCTACGACTGGTACGTCCGCATGAAGACCGAGGCGCCCTTGCTCACGTCCGGGTTCGGGATGGGGATGGAACGGTGGCTCATGTGGCTGCTGGACCAGTACGACATCAGGGAACTCCAACTCGTTCCACGCCTCAACGGCGTCTCACTACGGCCTTGA